ATATGATGTTTTGTGGGAGCATTTTTTTAGACCACCTGTATGGGTTCAGTTTGTGATCAAAGATTGCACCATTGACCATTGTTTTCTTGTTTGCAGGAACATATATTGATAAGAAATGCCCATTTACTGGGAATGTTTCAATCAGGGGCCGTATTCTATCAGGCACTTGCCACAGTGCTAAGATGGTGAGGACTATTATTGTCCGTCGAGACTACCTCCATTATGTCAAGAAGTACCAAAGGTTGGAGTCAAATAATATCTCCATCTATTTTCTCTGTCCACCTAATCGGAGGACCATAAATTATGcatttccttatttttcagatatgAGAAGAGACATTCAAACATTCCAGCACACATATCTCCTTGCTTCCGTGTGAAGGAAGGAGACCATGTTACGGTCGGCCAGTGCAGGTTCAATTCTTTCACTGAATATAATTCCCTTTTCCTGGCAGGACAGAAAAGTTGGTTTCACATTAATTAATAATTGAAAAAATTAAGTCACATTGTTCATTGATGTTAGGTACTGAATGATGTGTTTGTGCTTTACCTTCTTTCAGGCCATTGTCAAAGACGGTGAGGTTTAACGTTTTGAAAGTGACTTCTGCTGGATCATCTGGTGGAGTTGGGAAGAAGGCTTTTACTGGAATGTGATTTGAGGTTTCCCATTTTTCTCATAGAGCTAGATGCCATTGATAATGggttttgacatatttttttgTAGGACTAAGGAGTTTGCCATTTTGAAAGGCTGCAAAATTGTTTTGATTTATcaactttttgttttgttgaaaTTAATTTCTTTGAGATGCCCAAAATCAAACGAAATATAAGTATATTAGTTGAGTCTGAGTCAGAATGGAGATCTGTGGATTTCTGTGAGTGGCATGAAAATGTTGGTGTGATTGGCTAT
The sequence above is a segment of the Telopea speciosissima isolate NSW1024214 ecotype Mountain lineage chromosome 7, Tspe_v1, whole genome shotgun sequence genome. Coding sequences within it:
- the LOC122669026 gene encoding 40S ribosomal protein S11-2-like, with protein sequence MAEQTEKAFLKQPKVFLCSKKSGKGKRPGKGGNRYWKNIGLGFKTPREAIEGTYIDKKCPFTGNVSIRGRILSGTCHSAKMVRTIIVRRDYLHYVKKYQRYEKRHSNIPAHISPCFRVKEGDHVTVGQCRPLSKTVRFNVLKVTSAGSSGGVGKKAFTGM